Proteins from a single region of Salipiger sp. H15:
- the gltX gene encoding glutamate--tRNA ligase, with amino-acid sequence MTTTRFAPSPTGHIHVGNLRTALFNYLIARKSGGTFILRIDDTDAERSKEEYVDGIKRDLEWLGLHWDKTERQSARLDRYHAAADELRAMGRFYEAFETPTELDLKRKKLLNMGKPPVYDRAALELSEAEKDKLRAERGNGVWRFKLIQERIDWPDGILGPISIDAASVSDPVLIRGDGQILYTLASVVDDIDMGVTNIVRGSDHVTNTATQIQIIEALGGTAPGFAHHSLLTGPQGESLSKRLGVLSIRDLREAGVEPEALLSLMARLGSSQPVELRLSLEEIADGFDLSQFGAAPTKFDEQDLYPLTARKLHQLPLADVAEELTALGVPAGKQEAFWNVARENIVTRKDIAGWWELFRDGAEPLIADEDRAFIAEAMALLPEGPYTQATWGEWTQAVKEATGRKGKGLFMPLRKALTGLERGPEMADVLPLLEKIPAKDLAK; translated from the coding sequence ATGACCACCACCCGTTTCGCACCGTCGCCCACCGGTCACATCCATGTGGGCAACCTCCGCACCGCGCTGTTCAACTACCTGATCGCGCGCAAGTCCGGCGGCACCTTCATCCTGCGCATCGATGACACCGATGCCGAGCGCAGCAAGGAAGAGTATGTCGACGGCATCAAGCGCGACCTCGAATGGCTCGGTCTGCACTGGGACAAGACGGAGCGACAGAGCGCGCGGCTGGACCGCTACCACGCCGCCGCCGACGAGCTGCGCGCCATGGGCCGTTTCTACGAAGCCTTCGAGACGCCGACCGAACTCGACCTCAAGCGCAAGAAGCTGCTCAACATGGGCAAGCCGCCGGTCTACGACCGCGCCGCGCTGGAGCTGTCCGAGGCCGAGAAGGACAAGCTGCGCGCCGAGCGCGGCAACGGCGTGTGGCGCTTCAAGCTGATCCAGGAACGCATCGACTGGCCCGACGGCATCCTCGGCCCGATCTCGATCGATGCGGCCTCGGTGTCGGACCCGGTGCTGATCCGCGGTGACGGGCAGATCCTCTACACGCTCGCCTCGGTCGTCGACGACATCGACATGGGCGTGACCAACATCGTGCGCGGCTCGGACCACGTGACCAACACCGCGACGCAGATCCAGATCATCGAGGCGCTCGGCGGCACCGCCCCCGGCTTCGCGCACCACTCGCTGCTCACCGGCCCGCAGGGCGAGTCGCTGTCGAAGCGCCTCGGCGTGCTGTCGATCCGCGACCTGCGCGAGGCGGGCGTCGAGCCCGAGGCGCTGCTGTCGCTGATGGCCCGGCTCGGCTCGAGCCAGCCGGTCGAACTGCGCCTGTCGCTGGAAGAGATCGCCGATGGCTTCGACCTCAGCCAGTTCGGCGCTGCCCCGACCAAGTTCGACGAGCAGGACCTCTACCCGCTGACCGCGCGCAAGCTGCACCAGCTGCCGCTGGCCGACGTGGCCGAGGAGCTGACCGCGCTCGGCGTGCCCGCCGGCAAGCAGGAGGCGTTCTGGAACGTCGCGCGCGAGAACATCGTCACCCGCAAGGACATCGCCGGCTGGTGGGAGCTGTTCCGCGACGGCGCCGAGCCGCTGATCGCCGACGAGGACCGCGCGTTCATCGCCGAGGCGATGGCACTGCTGCCCGAGGGCCCCTACACCCAGGCGACCTGGGGCGAGTGGACCCAGGCGGTGAAGGAGGCCACGGGCCGCAAGGGCAAGGGCCTCTTCATGCCGCTGCGCAAGGCCCTCACCGGGCTCGAGCGCGGGCCCGAGATGGCCGACGTGCTGCCGCTGCTCGAGAAGATCCCGGCAAAGGACCTGGCGAAGTAA
- a CDS encoding 1-phosphofructokinase family hexose kinase gives MRDILTVTLNPALDLSTSADRVVAGPKLRCTAPSADPGGGGINVARVAAELGGPARAFVALGGPTGMRLEAALVELGLPLVRMRAPGETRESMAVHDRHSGEQYRFVMPGPDWEEEDVLDALSSIASAVHEGGIVVLSGSHPPGVPDDFPVRLARVLQGRGACLIVDTSGPVLELLARGTDPAPAVLRMDSLEAEELAGRPLMTRADSARFAAELVSRGAAERVILARGPDGSVMAGPEGLWQVNAAKVTVLSAVGAGDSFVGAYAFGISGGLSAPEALALGAAAASATVTTPGTRLCTRAMVQDLLAQCGASEIAV, from the coding sequence ATGAGAGACATCCTGACCGTCACGCTCAACCCCGCCCTCGATCTGTCGACCTCCGCCGATCGCGTGGTCGCCGGGCCGAAGCTGCGCTGCACCGCGCCAAGCGCGGATCCGGGCGGCGGCGGCATCAACGTGGCGCGGGTCGCGGCCGAGCTCGGCGGCCCGGCGCGGGCCTTCGTGGCGCTTGGGGGGCCGACGGGAATGCGGCTCGAGGCGGCGCTGGTCGAGCTTGGCCTGCCGCTGGTGCGGATGCGCGCGCCGGGCGAGACGCGCGAGAGCATGGCGGTCCACGACCGGCACAGCGGCGAGCAGTACCGCTTCGTCATGCCGGGCCCGGATTGGGAAGAGGAAGACGTGCTCGACGCGCTCTCCTCGATCGCCAGCGCGGTGCACGAAGGCGGCATCGTGGTGCTGAGCGGAAGCCATCCGCCGGGGGTGCCGGACGATTTCCCGGTGCGGCTTGCCCGGGTGCTGCAGGGGCGCGGCGCCTGCCTGATCGTCGACACCTCGGGGCCGGTGCTCGAGCTTCTGGCGCGCGGCACCGATCCCGCGCCCGCCGTGCTGCGCATGGACAGCCTCGAGGCCGAGGAGCTTGCCGGGCGTCCGCTGATGACCCGCGCCGACTCGGCGCGGTTCGCCGCGGAGTTGGTGTCGCGCGGCGCGGCCGAGCGGGTGATCCTCGCCCGCGGCCCGGACGGGTCGGTGATGGCGGGGCCGGAGGGGCTCTGGCAGGTGAACGCCGCCAAGGTCACGGTGCTGTCGGCGGTCGGCGCGGGTGACAGTTTCGTCGGCGCCTATGCCTTCGGCATTTCCGGGGGGCTGAGCGCGCCCGAGGCGCTGGCGCTCGGCGCGGCGGCGGCCAGCGCGACGGTGACCACGCCGGGCACGCGGCTCTGCACGCGGGCGATGGTGCAGGACCTGCTGGCCCAGTGCGGCGCGAGCGAGATCGCGGTCTAG
- a CDS encoding MBL fold metallo-hydrolase — MQKDKITRRTALTCAAALPLAAGLGGAAPARAQAAQGPQVPRVYRVPLGEFEVTAMMAGTRTVPDPQGTFGMNVSPEEFAEVSEAAHIPTDKAQFFFTPTLVNTGSALILFDTGLDPAGIVAAVEAAGYTAEDVSHVVITHMHGDHIGGLSDGGTPTFANAALLTGQAEWDHWTAAGNETFEDKVRPLEAEFAFLSNGGEVAPGITAVLAPGHTPGHMCFMLESGGKKMMLTADLANHYVWSLGKPDWEVRFDMDKELAASSRRKILGTLAEDGTPFIGYHMPFPAIGYVIAEEDGFRYLPHSYQLLMS; from the coding sequence ATGCAAAAGGACAAGATCACCCGCCGCACGGCGCTGACCTGCGCCGCGGCGCTTCCGCTTGCCGCCGGGCTCGGCGGGGCCGCCCCCGCCCGCGCGCAGGCGGCGCAGGGGCCGCAGGTGCCGCGCGTCTACCGCGTGCCGCTCGGCGAGTTCGAGGTCACCGCGATGATGGCGGGCACGCGCACCGTGCCGGACCCGCAGGGCACCTTCGGGATGAACGTCAGCCCCGAGGAATTCGCCGAGGTGTCGGAGGCCGCGCACATTCCCACCGACAAGGCGCAGTTCTTCTTCACCCCGACGCTGGTCAACACCGGCAGCGCGCTGATCCTCTTCGACACCGGGCTCGACCCGGCGGGGATCGTGGCGGCGGTCGAGGCGGCGGGCTACACGGCGGAAGACGTCAGCCACGTGGTGATCACCCACATGCACGGCGACCATATCGGCGGCCTCTCGGACGGCGGCACGCCGACCTTCGCCAATGCCGCGCTGCTGACCGGGCAGGCGGAATGGGACCACTGGACCGCCGCCGGCAACGAGACCTTCGAGGACAAGGTGCGCCCGCTCGAGGCGGAGTTCGCCTTCCTCAGCAACGGCGGCGAGGTGGCGCCGGGGATCACCGCGGTGCTCGCCCCGGGGCACACGCCGGGGCACATGTGCTTCATGCTCGAGAGCGGCGGGAAGAAGATGATGCTCACCGCCGATCTTGCGAACCACTACGTCTGGTCGCTGGGCAAGCCCGACTGGGAGGTGCGCTTCGACATGGACAAGGAGCTCGCCGCCTCGTCGCGGCGCAAGATCCTCGGCACGCTGGCCGAGGACGGCACGCCCTTCATCGGCTACCACATGCCGTTCCCGGCGATCGGCTACGTCATCGCCGAGGAGGACGGGTTCCGCTACCTGCCGCACAGCTACCAGTTGCTGATGAGCTGA
- a CDS encoding 2OG-Fe(II) oxygenase, producing MITVHSIPEAFSEAECTRLVEIARNAEASDARLVGQQRAHDLRRADLVWLDDVEGTGWVMDRIIDLVREANRSAYDFALDAFDESAQVARYGAEREGHFDWHSDIGEGRLASRRKLTMVVQLSEPTAYDGGALEVMPSNHVITAEKARGTATLFPSYMLHRVTPVTGGERHSLTIWAHGPAFR from the coding sequence ATGATCACCGTCCACAGCATCCCCGAAGCCTTTTCCGAGGCGGAATGCACGCGCCTCGTCGAGATCGCGCGCAATGCCGAGGCCTCGGATGCGCGGCTCGTCGGGCAGCAGCGCGCGCACGACCTGCGCCGGGCGGACCTCGTCTGGCTCGATGACGTCGAGGGCACCGGCTGGGTGATGGACCGGATCATCGACCTCGTGCGTGAGGCCAACCGCAGCGCCTATGACTTCGCGCTCGACGCCTTCGACGAAAGCGCCCAGGTCGCCCGCTACGGCGCCGAGCGCGAGGGGCATTTCGACTGGCATTCGGACATCGGCGAGGGCCGGCTCGCCTCGCGGCGCAAGCTGACCATGGTGGTGCAGCTGTCGGAGCCCACCGCCTACGACGGCGGCGCGCTGGAAGTGATGCCGTCCAACCACGTGATCACCGCCGAGAAGGCGCGCGGCACGGCGACGCTCTTCCCCTCCTACATGCTGCACCGGGTCACCCCGGTCACCGGCGGCGAGCGGCATTCGCTGACCATCTGGGCGCACGGTCCGGCCTTCCGCTGA
- a CDS encoding metallopeptidase family protein produces the protein MKDPDLAAFETMARAAVDALPPPFRAAAAEVVLRVEDWPPDAILDEMEIDDPLELTGLYEGIPMTEKSSSWPSPYPDTVWLFREPILQEWRERDDVTLEELVTHVTVHEFAHHFGWSDDDIASIDRWWE, from the coding sequence ATGAAAGATCCCGATCTCGCCGCCTTCGAGACCATGGCCCGCGCCGCGGTCGATGCCCTGCCTCCGCCCTTCCGCGCCGCCGCCGCCGAGGTGGTGCTGCGCGTCGAGGACTGGCCGCCGGACGCGATCCTCGACGAGATGGAGATCGACGACCCGCTCGAACTCACCGGGCTCTACGAGGGCATCCCGATGACCGAGAAGTCCTCGAGCTGGCCATCGCCCTATCCCGACACGGTCTGGCTGTTCCGCGAGCCGATCCTGCAGGAATGGCGCGAGCGCGACGACGTGACTCTCGAAGAGCTGGTCACCCACGTGACGGTGCACGAGTTCGCCCACCATTTCGGCTGGTCCGATGACGACATCGCCAGCATCGACCGCTGGTGGGAGTGA
- a CDS encoding glycosyltransferase family 4 protein — protein MRPRILFVVQRFHTNLWEATRALNEAGVDVAVWGAGHGRTEDHSIVAPKLFPEDVAPAELRAAWEALKPDLVILRNVAPHRRAVARLARASGTPMWFYDLNPYHWREPLKRKLTRRFHGLPLRRVTPVLGLDTSVPPDRGARYIPWPVVAAPEAPARSGEGPVTVLCVAKLYNPRKNHGLVIEALRAAGRAGKVRLMLVGTTGDPQKHAAQIAALQAEAAAEPWLDLRANVPFMEMPGLYAQADICILPSVREPLGFAPVESMAHGCVPVISTDAGSAGYVRHGENGLHVDVERPGAVEEALTRLIEDLALRQRLGGAAKETAQGELGAERFVARMRDLMRESGVRG, from the coding sequence ATGCGGCCGCGGATCCTCTTCGTCGTGCAGCGGTTCCACACGAACCTCTGGGAAGCCACGCGCGCGCTGAACGAGGCCGGGGTCGACGTGGCGGTCTGGGGCGCCGGGCACGGCAGGACCGAGGATCACAGCATCGTCGCGCCGAAGCTCTTTCCCGAGGATGTCGCGCCCGCCGAGCTGCGCGCCGCCTGGGAGGCGCTGAAGCCCGACCTCGTGATCCTGCGCAACGTCGCCCCGCACCGCCGCGCCGTTGCCCGGCTGGCCCGCGCCAGCGGCACACCGATGTGGTTCTACGACCTCAACCCCTACCACTGGCGCGAGCCGCTGAAGCGCAAGCTGACCCGCCGCTTCCACGGCCTGCCGCTGCGCCGCGTGACGCCGGTGCTGGGGCTCGACACCTCGGTCCCGCCGGACCGCGGCGCACGCTACATCCCCTGGCCGGTGGTCGCCGCGCCCGAGGCCCCGGCCCGCAGCGGCGAGGGGCCGGTGACCGTGCTCTGCGTCGCCAAGCTCTACAACCCGCGCAAGAACCATGGCCTCGTGATCGAGGCGCTGCGCGCGGCGGGCCGTGCGGGCAAGGTGCGGCTGATGCTCGTCGGCACCACGGGCGATCCGCAGAAGCACGCCGCGCAGATCGCCGCGCTGCAGGCGGAAGCGGCGGCCGAGCCCTGGCTCGACCTGCGCGCCAACGTGCCCTTCATGGAGATGCCGGGGCTCTACGCGCAGGCGGACATCTGCATCCTGCCCTCGGTGCGCGAGCCGCTCGGCTTCGCCCCGGTGGAATCCATGGCCCATGGCTGCGTTCCGGTGATCTCGACCGACGCGGGTTCGGCGGGCTACGTGCGGCACGGCGAGAACGGCCTGCATGTCGATGTCGAGCGCCCCGGCGCGGTCGAGGAGGCGCTGACCCGGCTGATCGAGGACCTGGCCCTGCGCCAGCGCCTCGGCGGCGCCGCGAAGGAGACCGCGCAGGGAGAGCTGGGGGCCGAGCGCTTCGTCGCCCGGATGCGCGACCTGATGCGCGAGAGCGGCGTCAGGGGCTGA
- a CDS encoding NAD+ synthase, giving the protein MADRFRLTIAQLNPTVGDLAGNAAKAKAAWEEGREAGAQLVALPEMFIAGYNAQDLPMKHAFTLDCMAVVRKLAEDCADGPALGIGCPWIEGTELFNAYLICRGGRIVTEVFKHHLPNYGVFDEVRVFDSGDIGGPYAVGNVRIGSPICEDAWYEDVAETHAETGAEFLLVPNGSPYRRGKHDTRLNKMVARVIETGLPLVYLNMVGGQDDQIFDGGSFVLNPGGEAALQLPVFEEEIAQVDLIRTPEGWRAEDGRFVQHPSDMEQDYHAMVLALRDYCRKTGFGKVLLGMSGGIDSALVATIATDALGAGNVRCVMLPSEYTSEHSLEDAKACATNLGCHYDFVPISEGRTAITNTLAPLFEGRKADLTEENIQSRLRGLLLMALSNKFGEMLLTTGNKSEVAVGYATIYGDMAGGYNPIKDLYKTRVFAICRWRNENARPWMMGPAGEVIPERIITKPPSAELRPDQKDSDSLPDYPVLDAILEILVDRDGSIADCVAAGYDRADAKKVEHLLYISEYKRFQSAPGARLSQKAFWLDRRYPIANRWRDNG; this is encoded by the coding sequence ATGGCTGACCGTTTCCGCCTGACCATCGCGCAGCTGAACCCCACGGTGGGCGATCTTGCCGGCAATGCCGCCAAGGCCAAGGCCGCCTGGGAGGAGGGCCGCGAGGCCGGGGCGCAGCTCGTCGCCCTGCCCGAGATGTTCATCGCCGGCTACAACGCCCAGGACCTGCCGATGAAGCACGCCTTCACGCTGGACTGCATGGCGGTGGTGCGGAAACTTGCCGAGGACTGCGCCGACGGTCCCGCCCTCGGGATCGGCTGCCCGTGGATCGAGGGCACCGAGCTCTTCAACGCCTACCTGATCTGCCGCGGCGGACGCATCGTCACCGAGGTCTTCAAGCACCACCTGCCCAACTACGGGGTCTTCGACGAGGTCCGGGTCTTCGACAGCGGCGACATCGGCGGTCCCTACGCGGTGGGCAACGTCCGCATCGGCTCGCCGATCTGCGAGGACGCATGGTACGAGGACGTGGCCGAGACCCATGCCGAGACCGGCGCCGAGTTCCTGCTGGTGCCGAACGGCTCGCCCTATCGCCGCGGCAAGCACGACACCCGGCTCAACAAGATGGTGGCCCGCGTGATCGAGACCGGGTTGCCGCTGGTCTACCTCAACATGGTGGGCGGGCAGGACGACCAGATCTTCGACGGCGGCTCCTTCGTGCTGAACCCCGGCGGAGAGGCGGCGCTGCAGCTTCCCGTCTTCGAGGAGGAGATCGCGCAGGTCGACCTTATCCGCACCCCCGAGGGCTGGCGCGCCGAGGACGGGCGCTTCGTGCAGCACCCGAGCGACATGGAGCAGGACTACCACGCCATGGTGCTGGCCCTGCGCGACTATTGCCGCAAGACCGGCTTCGGCAAGGTGCTGCTCGGCATGTCGGGCGGCATCGACTCGGCGCTGGTCGCGACCATCGCCACCGATGCGCTCGGCGCCGGGAACGTGCGCTGCGTGATGCTGCCGTCGGAATACACCTCCGAGCATTCGCTCGAGGACGCCAAGGCCTGCGCCACGAACCTCGGCTGCCACTACGATTTCGTGCCGATCTCCGAGGGCCGCACTGCCATCACCAACACGCTGGCGCCGCTCTTCGAGGGGCGGAAGGCCGACCTGACCGAGGAGAACATCCAGTCGCGCCTGCGCGGGCTGCTGCTGATGGCGCTCAGCAACAAGTTCGGCGAGATGCTCCTGACCACCGGCAACAAGTCCGAGGTGGCGGTGGGCTATGCCACGATCTACGGCGACATGGCGGGCGGCTACAATCCGATCAAGGATCTCTACAAGACCCGGGTCTTCGCCATCTGCCGCTGGCGCAACGAGAACGCGCGGCCGTGGATGATGGGCCCCGCGGGCGAGGTGATCCCCGAGCGGATCATCACCAAGCCGCCCTCGGCAGAGCTGCGCCCCGACCAGAAGGACAGCGACAGCCTGCCCGACTACCCGGTGCTGGACGCGATCCTCGAGATTCTCGTCGACCGCGACGGCTCGATCGCCGACTGCGTCGCGGCGGGCTACGACCGGGCCGATGCCAAGAAGGTCGAGCACCTGCTCTACATCTCGGAATACAAGCGCTTCCAGTCCGCCCCCGGCGCGCGGCTCTCGCAGAAGGCGTTCTGGCTCGACCGGCGCTACCCGATCGCCAACCGCTGGCGCGACAACGGGTGA